Below is a window of Coriobacterium glomerans PW2 DNA.
GTATGGCCCGTGCGCTCCGGAGAGGTTGAGCAGCATGCTGTCGTAACCGGCAACGGGGTAGACTTCCATCTTCTCGATCGTGGGAACTGACATGTCCATTCCTTCCTGTAGGGCCTTTGAGGCCGGCTTCCAAAACACATCTTCGGGCACCGGTTTCAAAGGAACCGGCTTGTGCTGCAAAAAAGCTATCGAACGAGTGCGGGCCGATGCGGATCGTACTCCCATCCCGGGATGATGGACTGCATGCCCGCTGCATCATCGCGCGTGCCGCAATCATGCTCGACATAGAGTCGGTGCGCCGCCTCCAGCTTCGCGCGATCGATCTCCACACCCAGACCGGGCGCATCGCGCGGTACGCTCAGGCAGCCGTCACGAAAGACCGGCGGCTCCTGTCCCAGATGCTGTCCATCCTGCCACATGTAGTGCGTGTCGCAGGCGTTGTAGAAGCCCGGAGCCGCTGCGGCGGCCTGAGCGACCATGTGAAGCGAGATGTCGAAATGATTGTTCGAGTGCACGCCCCAGGTGAGGTCCATGTCATGGCAGAGCTGGGCGACGCGCACACAGCCGCGCATCGTCCAGAAGTGCGGGTCGGCAAGGGGTATCGTGACGGAATCGAGACGAATGGCGGCCTTCATCTCGCGCCAATCCGTGTCGATCATGTTCGTCGCGGTCGCAAGACCGGAGAGCCGATGGAACTCCGCCATCGTCTCTCGACCGGAGAAGCGGCCCTCGGCACCGCAGGGATCTTCGCAGTACGTGAGCGTGCCGACCATATCGCGACACAGCTCAAGAGACTCAGCGAGCGACCAGGCCCCGTTGGGATCGATCGTGATGCGGGCATCGGGGAAGCTCCTCTTGAGAGCCCGTATTGCCTCCATCTCCTCGGCACCGGAGAACACGCCGCCTTTGAGCTTGAAGTCGTGGAATCCAAAACGCTCCTGAGCGGCCTTTGCCTGATGCACGATGGCCTCCGCTGTGAGCGCCGGCTCGCGGCGGATGCGACCCCACTCGTCCGAATCGTCATCGTCGTGGATGTAGGGCATGCCTGTTTTCGTGCGATCACCCACATAGAACAGGTAGCCCAAAAAGCGCACCGAATCGCGCTGCTGGCCGTCGCCGAGCAGAGCGGCCACCGGAACCTCGAGGTGCTTGGCCATGATATCGAGCAGCGGGGTCTCGACTCCGGTGAGGACGTTGGTGACCTTTTTAAAGATCTGCGCGTGAGCTGTCTCGGTACCGCCTGCGGGGGCAGCAGTGACCTGGGCGGAAAGCATCTTGGCGCACGTCATCACGATATCGTTGCACTGGCTCCACGGTCTTCCCTCGACCAGCGGTATGCAACTCTCGAGACGGCGCGTGATCACCTCTCCCCCGGGGACCTCGCCGACGCCGATGACACCGTCGCTATCGGTCATGACCACGATATTGCGCGTGAAGAACGGTTCATGCGCGCCCGCCAGATTAAGCAACATGCTGTCATAGCCTGCGACGGGAATGACTTCCATCCTCTTGATCACCTGTACCATATAACTCTTCCTTTCTCCGCGAACCGCTTTGGCACGTATGATCCGATGACCGCTCCGCACGTGCAAGGTATTTCAATCGGGATACTCTTCACATGCCCCGCGCTTGACCGATCTCGGCTTAGGGCATGAAGATGCCGGTGACCACTCCGAAGATCACCACCGCGATATTGATCGCCCAGAGCTTGAAGAACGTGAACCTGATGTGCTGGTCTATCGTGATGCCGGTCAGATCTGTGGCGATGTAGAGCTGCGGCTGCGCTATGACCGAGATCATGGATCCGAAGTTCATGAATAGTGTGACGATCACGGTCTCAGCCGGTACACCATATTGGATGGAAAAGGCTGACACGAGGGGCATGAGCGCGTAGAACCACGTGTCATTCGTGAACAGAAGCATGAGGGGGGTGGAGAACAACGCGACGATGATGTAGAGCCATGGACCCAACGCGGGCGGGACCACGCCCATCATTGCATTGACCATCGCATCGAGCATGCCGCTCTCCTGCATGACTCCTACGACGACACCGGAGAGCAGCACCGCGGGCGCAACAGGGAAAAGCTCGGCGGCATATTTCTTGAGCAGTTTGCTTTGCTGTCCGAGATCACGAAAATTGATCGCGAGGGCGATCACGAGGCCGAGCGCGAAGACGTAGTACTGCGGCACGCTTTGGAAGGCGATGAGACAGAAGATCATCAGAGCCGTAAGAAGCAGATTGACCCAGAACAGGTTATGGCGCGTGAGCTCCGTATCTTGGAACTGATCCAGCAGATCCTCGTGCGAGATCGCGATTTCTTCGAGTTGATGCTTCCGTGCGCGAATACCGATGAAGGCGGTGATGCCCACAAGCAGCACGAACATGAATATCTGAATGGGAACGAGCTTCAGAAAAATCGCCGTCGAGGCATTGGCGACATCCGGAATGAGTGTCGCAGCACGAAGAATCTTGGGATTCCACGGCGTATTGCACATGAATAATATAGCAATCGCAATGGCAAATGGAAGCACGCGCTTATCGACCTTGAAGCGCTCATACAGAGGCAGCATCAAAGGGACGGTTATAAGAAACACAGACGTGATCGAACCATCGAGCTCGATGATGCACGCTACGACGACCGTTAGAACGCAGACAACCGGCGCAGAGATCGGCACGCGTTTCATTATGGCCT
It encodes the following:
- a CDS encoding SLC13 family permease; its protein translation is MRMNTCLAVLGFATMIIVTIVLLKKWVSTLLAFTTIPLIAGIIALVISGGNPLSIEGVSSIGAWIKTGIGMTSDITLMMLFSLPYFMLMADTGLFDDIVKAIMKRVPISAPVVCVLTVVVACIIELDGSITSVFLITVPLMLPLYERFKVDKRVLPFAIAIAILFMCNTPWNPKILRAATLIPDVANASTAIFLKLVPIQIFMFVLLVGITAFIGIRARKHQLEEIAISHEDLLDQFQDTELTRHNLFWVNLLLTALMIFCLIAFQSVPQYYVFALGLVIALAINFRDLGQQSKLLKKYAAELFPVAPAVLLSGVVVGVMQESGMLDAMVNAMMGVVPPALGPWLYIIVALFSTPLMLLFTNDTWFYALMPLVSAFSIQYGVPAETVIVTLFMNFGSMISVIAQPQLYIATDLTGITIDQHIRFTFFKLWAINIAVVIFGVVTGIFMP
- a CDS encoding enolase C-terminal domain-like protein; translation: MVQVIKRMEVIPVAGYDSMLLNLAGAHEPFFTRNIVVMTDSDGVIGVGEVPGGEVITRRLESCIPLVEGRPWSQCNDIVMTCAKMLSAQVTAAPAGGTETAHAQIFKKVTNVLTGVETPLLDIMAKHLEVPVAALLGDGQQRDSVRFLGYLFYVGDRTKTGMPYIHDDDDSDEWGRIRREPALTAEAIVHQAKAAQERFGFHDFKLKGGVFSGAEEMEAIRALKRSFPDARITIDPNGAWSLAESLELCRDMVGTLTYCEDPCGAEGRFSGRETMAEFHRLSGLATATNMIDTDWREMKAAIRLDSVTIPLADPHFWTMRGCVRVAQLCHDMDLTWGVHSNNHFDISLHMVAQAAAAAPGFYNACDTHYMWQDGQHLGQEPPVFRDGCLSVPRDAPGLGVEIDRAKLEAAHRLYVEHDCGTRDDAAGMQSIIPGWEYDPHRPALVR